From Nerophis lumbriciformis linkage group LG09, RoL_Nlum_v2.1, whole genome shotgun sequence, one genomic window encodes:
- the LOC133607710 gene encoding ras-related protein Rab-39B-like, with protein sequence MDTIWLYQFRLIVIGDSTVGKSCLIRRFTEGHFAHVSDPTVGVDFFSRLLEIEPGKRIKLQIWDTAGQERFRSITRAYYRNSVGGLLLFDITNRRSFQNVHNWLEEAQSHVQPHGIVFLLVGHKCDLEAQRQVSRQEAEKLAGAYGMHYVETSARDAINVEKAFMDLTREIFELVRSGDIKIQDGWEGVKSGFVPNIVHSSEEVTKSGRQCLC encoded by the exons ATGGACACAATATGGCTTTATCAGTTTCGTCTCATCGTCATCGGGGACTCCACGGTGGGCAAGTCGTGTTTGATCCGCAGGTTTACAGAGGGCCACTTCGCCCACGTGTCGGACCCCACTGTGGGGGTGGACTTCTTCTCCCGCCTGCTGGAGATCGAGCCGGGCAAAAGGATCAAACTCCAGATCTGGGACACTGCGGGGCAGGAGCGGTTCAG GTCCATCACCAGGGCGTACTACCGCAACTCGGTAGGGGGTCTCTTGCTCTTCGACATCACCAACCGCCGCTCCTTCCAGAACGTGCACAACTGGCTGGAGGAGGCGCAAAGTCACGTCCAGCCGCACGGCATTGTTTTCCTGCTGGTGGGCCACAAGTGTGACCTGGAGGCTCAGCGCCAGGTGAGCCGGCAGGAGGCCGAAAAGCTGGCGGGGGCCTACGGCATGCACTACGTGGAGACTTCGGCCCGGGACGCCATCAACGTAGAGAAG GCGTTCATGGATCTGACCAGGGAGATCTTTGAGCTGGTGCGGAGCGGCGACATCAAGATCCAGGACGGCTGGGAGGGCGTCAAGAGCGGATTCGTCCCCAACATTGTCCATTCGTCGGAGGAGGTGACCAAGAGCGGACGGCAATGCCTCTGTTGA